Proteins from a single region of Bogoriella caseilytica:
- a CDS encoding class F sortase — protein MRRLIGTVVALLVITGCTSTDEADGVGSAAGVPPVAEPTADAPREVPSRGDAPDESGAAAQEDDVTPPRTSTIARDIPITSAAELPVPREQSAPVRVEVPALDADLPIDPVGVEADGEMEIPEDAARAGWYRFGPTAGADSGTVVLAAHAGSNITPLGPLRNLIDLEPGDLIEVTREDGASLTYVVESSEMIPKATIDLSEHFRREGDHRLVLFTCDGEWQDDVLSYTDNAVVTATLATS, from the coding sequence ATGAGACGACTCATCGGAACAGTGGTCGCACTGCTGGTGATCACTGGCTGCACGTCCACCGATGAGGCTGACGGCGTCGGTTCGGCGGCGGGGGTTCCTCCCGTCGCCGAACCGACGGCGGACGCACCTCGCGAGGTTCCTTCCCGCGGCGACGCACCGGACGAGTCCGGGGCGGCTGCCCAGGAAGACGATGTGACCCCGCCCCGCACCAGCACCATCGCGCGAGACATTCCCATCACGTCCGCAGCCGAGCTACCCGTTCCGCGCGAGCAGAGCGCACCGGTCCGCGTGGAGGTGCCGGCCCTCGACGCTGATCTGCCCATCGACCCGGTGGGTGTGGAAGCTGACGGCGAGATGGAGATTCCCGAGGATGCCGCTCGTGCCGGCTGGTACCGATTTGGCCCCACGGCGGGAGCGGACAGCGGCACCGTGGTGCTCGCGGCACACGCAGGATCGAACATCACGCCCCTCGGACCGCTCCGCAACCTCATCGATCTGGAACCCGGCGACCTGATTGAGGTCACGCGCGAGGACGGAGCCAGCCTGACCTATGTGGTCGAGTCATCTGAGATGATCCCCAAGGCCACGATCGACCTGAGCGAGCACTTCCGCCGCGAGGGTGACCACCGGCTCGTTCTCTTCACGTGCGACGGAGAATGGCAGGACGATGTGCTCAGTTACACCGATAACGCCGTTGTGACGGCTACGCTGGCCACCTCGTAG
- a CDS encoding RNA polymerase sigma factor has product MIDTDSADFRDGAPEAMRSVYESHSSMVYALALRSLRNAADAEDVTQQVFVKAWRSRDRFDPERAPMAAWLIGITRHTIADVHRGRYGASQVDLDHAAEVAEPDRSEEIVDQVVVAQALADLGPPQQDVLELAFYGRLTHAEIAAKTGLPLGTVKSHITRGLKRLRTRMEGSHASHR; this is encoded by the coding sequence ATGATCGATACAGACAGTGCGGACTTCCGCGATGGCGCGCCCGAAGCCATGCGGTCGGTCTACGAGTCGCACTCGTCCATGGTGTACGCCCTGGCCCTGCGGTCGCTGCGTAATGCCGCTGACGCGGAAGATGTCACCCAACAGGTTTTTGTCAAGGCGTGGCGATCCCGGGATCGCTTCGACCCCGAGCGCGCTCCGATGGCAGCCTGGCTCATCGGCATCACCCGGCATACCATCGCTGACGTCCATCGGGGGCGGTACGGCGCCTCCCAGGTCGACCTTGACCATGCGGCCGAGGTCGCCGAACCCGACCGCAGCGAGGAGATCGTCGACCAGGTGGTGGTTGCCCAAGCCTTGGCCGATCTCGGCCCGCCACAGCAAGACGTCCTCGAGTTGGCGTTCTACGGACGATTGACCCATGCCGAGATCGCCGCCAAGACGGGGCTTCCGCTCGGCACAGTGAAGTCCCACATCACCCGCGGCCTCAAGCGCCTGCGCACTCGGATGGAGGGAAGCCATGCGTCACATCGATGA
- a CDS encoding anti-sigma factor produces the protein MRHIDDDPLALIALGELHPDADQAQHLLECGRCRDEVDGLRAVVTAARSGGPLEAPPEHVWERVLAEISPPPSTGERPEAGASRERRRPNSRPAGRRETPRRRSRLVHVTWLAAGLVAGVAGTLVIGQLQETEVPETTVATADLDPLPGWEEAGQARVQEVDGRLLLHVEVTGEVPDGYREVWLLDEEVSQLVSVGMLVGEEGTFDLPDGLDLAELAVVDVSHEPFDGDPNHSGESIVRGQLEG, from the coding sequence ATGCGTCACATCGATGACGACCCCCTCGCCTTGATAGCGCTCGGAGAACTCCACCCGGATGCCGACCAGGCGCAGCATCTGCTCGAGTGTGGCCGGTGCCGCGACGAGGTCGACGGCCTCCGCGCGGTGGTGACCGCGGCCCGCAGCGGTGGGCCGCTGGAGGCGCCGCCGGAGCACGTGTGGGAGCGTGTTCTCGCCGAGATCTCGCCGCCGCCCAGCACGGGTGAGCGGCCCGAGGCCGGCGCGTCCCGCGAACGCCGTCGCCCCAACTCCCGTCCGGCCGGACGGCGCGAGACCCCGCGCCGTCGCAGTCGCCTGGTGCATGTCACCTGGCTCGCCGCGGGTCTGGTGGCCGGCGTTGCCGGAACGCTGGTCATCGGTCAGCTGCAGGAGACCGAGGTGCCGGAGACGACGGTGGCGACCGCTGACCTTGACCCCCTACCGGGATGGGAGGAGGCCGGCCAGGCTCGCGTGCAGGAAGTCGATGGACGTTTGCTGTTGCACGTGGAGGTCACCGGCGAGGTCCCGGACGGCTACCGCGAGGTCTGGCTCCTCGATGAGGAGGTCTCGCAGCTGGTGAGCGTGGGCATGCTGGTCGGTGAGGAAGGCACCTTCGATCTCCCCGACGGTCTGGACCTGGCGGAACTCGCCGTGGTCGATGTCTCCCATGAACCCTTCGACGGCGATCCGAACCACTCCGGTGAGAGCATCGTCCGCGGCCAGCTGGAGGGCTGA
- a CDS encoding YraN family protein, producing MRAKDAVGRHGESIAVRQLTEQGWTVLDRNWRCSLGEIDIVARAPEGELVIIEVKTRRSDAFGHPSEAITRAKLTRLRVLTWAWLEAHPQPGPVRIDVMAVLVPPSGSVRIDHLTGVGER from the coding sequence ATGCGTGCCAAGGATGCCGTGGGACGACACGGCGAGAGTATTGCCGTCCGGCAGCTAACGGAGCAGGGCTGGACGGTCCTGGACCGCAACTGGCGGTGCTCGCTCGGCGAGATCGACATCGTGGCCCGGGCGCCGGAGGGCGAACTGGTGATCATCGAGGTCAAAACTCGGCGAAGTGACGCCTTCGGGCACCCCAGTGAGGCGATCACCCGGGCCAAGCTGACCCGTCTCCGCGTGCTGACCTGGGCATGGCTCGAGGCCCATCCCCAGCCGGGTCCCGTGCGCATCGATGTCATGGCGGTGCTCGTTCCGCCTTCCGGGTCGGTCCGCATCGACCACCTCACCGGGGTGGGGGAGCGATGA